ATCACGGTGGATACCCATAAACGCGTCGAAGAATGCATGAACATCATGACCGACAGTCACCTGCGTCACCTGCCCGTGGTCGAAGACGGCAAATTGCTGGGCCTGCTCTCTATCGGTGATCTGGTCAAGGAGGCCATCGCCGAGCAGGCTGACCTGATCAGGCAACTGGAGCAGTACATCCGCGGCGAATAGGAGAAACCATGCTCGAATCCCTGGCGCATCAGCAGGACCACCTCGACACCCTGTACCGGGCCATGGCCGATCGGCGCTTTCTGGTGTTGACCGGTGCAGGCATCAGCACGCCCTCAGGCATCCCGGACTACCGCGACCGCGAAGGCGTGCGCCGAGGCAAGGCGCCGATGATGTACCAGGAATTCCTGGCCACCCCGCAGGCGCGGCGGCGTTACTGGGCGCGCGCCATGCTGGGCTGGCCGCGCGTACGCGTCGCACAACCGAATGCAGCGCATCGGGCGCTGGCGACGCTACAACAACGCCGGCGCATCAGCGGGTTGATTACGCAAAATGTCGACGCCCTGCACGATCAGGCCGGCAGCCAGGAAGTGATCGAACTGCACGGCAGCCTGCACCGCGTGCTGTGCCTGGACTGCCAGCAGCGCAGCCAGCGCGATGCGATCCAGCATCTGATGGAAACCCAGAATCCCTACCTGGCGGGCGTCGATGCCGTACAGGCGCCCGATGGCGACACGCTGCTCGACCCGGCCTTCGAAGCGCGTTTTGAGGTGCCCCACTGCCCGCATTGCAACGGCGAACGGTTGAAACCGGACGTGGTGTTTTTCGGTGAGAACGTCGCCCCGCCTACTGCCGCCAAGGCAATGGCGGCGGTGGAACAGGCTGAAGGATTGCTGGTGGTGGGCTCCTCGCTGATGGCCTATTCGGCGTTTCGCTTATGCAAGGCCATGGTCGAGCTAGGCAAACCGGTCATCGCCATCAACCTGGGTAAGACCCGAGGCGATGAGTTGTTGCAGGTAAAGATCGAAGGCTCGTGCGAGCAGCTTCTCCCCTTGCTGGCGGACCGTTTGCAGTAGCTCCCCTTCTCCACCGCAGCGACCGACCAGCGCAAAAAATGACGCTTGAGTCACGCCCCTGCCGTATCTCCCCGTCCCCACGACGAATTATGTAGTGAGCAAAAATAATCACTACATAACCGTTGACGTAACCTTTTTGTCCTTGCATGATCAAGGCGTCTCCCGGATCGGGAGCGTTGGTAATAAGCGTTTTGAAAGAGCTCGTCTGACCGCCGAGCTGTTTTTTCCGGATGTGCACTGCCCACAAGGCAGATTGATGAAGCTGACCGAC
The sequence above is drawn from the Pseudomonas quebecensis genome and encodes:
- a CDS encoding NAD-dependent protein deacetylase is translated as MLESLAHQQDHLDTLYRAMADRRFLVLTGAGISTPSGIPDYRDREGVRRGKAPMMYQEFLATPQARRRYWARAMLGWPRVRVAQPNAAHRALATLQQRRRISGLITQNVDALHDQAGSQEVIELHGSLHRVLCLDCQQRSQRDAIQHLMETQNPYLAGVDAVQAPDGDTLLDPAFEARFEVPHCPHCNGERLKPDVVFFGENVAPPTAAKAMAAVEQAEGLLVVGSSLMAYSAFRLCKAMVELGKPVIAINLGKTRGDELLQVKIEGSCEQLLPLLADRLQ